The genomic region AAATCCCGTCATGCCGAACTTGTTTCGGCATCTATTCCACGTCAAAACCACGGAATATCCTTAGATAAATCCTTCAACTCAGGATTCACGGATTTAATCAAATTCAATTTCCAATCACGATGCCAATTCTTTAACTGCTTCTCACGCGCAATCGCATCCTGGATGTTTGCAAACTCCTCAAAGTAAAGAAGATACTTCACATGATACTTCTTCGTAAACTCAGAACCGCCTTCCTGATGTTGTTGCAATCGCAGCCCAAGGTTACTTGTCACACCAATGTAGAGTGTTGAACGTGTGTAGTTGGAAAGAATATAAACATAACTCTTCTTCATAAAGATGTATCGTCACCATGAACTCCTGCCCGTCCGGTCGAAGACTCGACTTGTTGAGCAGGCGGGTGTTTCAGCGTCTATCAATAGCGTAATAGATGCCGAAACAAGTTCGGCATGACGGTGAGTTGTTTTTTGATTTCATATCTCTTTTGTTCCAACATAAGATAGGAATTGCCCC from Ignavibacteriota bacterium harbors:
- a CDS encoding GIY-YIG nuclease family protein, coding for MKKSYVYILSNYTRSTLYIGVTSNLGLRLQQHQEGGSEFTKKYHVKYLLYFEEFANIQDAIAREKQLKNWHRDWKLNLIKSVNPELKDLSKDIPWF